Proteins from a single region of Catenulispora acidiphila DSM 44928:
- a CDS encoding (2Fe-2S)-binding protein produces MYACICHAVTTAEVDAAVALGATSVKHVRKATGAGSACGTCVKRLSCLLAAARVADSAPPEVMPEAERLPAREPASVPAAAIFEHAPHCPAAVPALG; encoded by the coding sequence TTGTACGCCTGCATATGCCACGCGGTCACCACCGCCGAGGTGGACGCCGCCGTCGCCTTGGGTGCCACCTCCGTGAAGCACGTTCGCAAGGCCACCGGCGCCGGTTCGGCGTGCGGAACGTGCGTGAAGCGGCTGAGCTGCCTGCTGGCGGCCGCGCGGGTCGCCGATTCGGCGCCGCCGGAGGTCATGCCGGAGGCGGAGCGGCTTCCGGCGCGGGAGCCGGCGTCGGTTCCGGCGGCTGCGATCTTCGAACACGCGCCGCACTGTCCGGCCGCCGTGCCTGCTCTCGGCTAG
- the bfr gene encoding bacterioferritin codes for MQGDKDIIAFLNEQLTAELTAINQYWLHYKLQDNRGWKKLAEYTRAESIDEMKHADKLAERIIFLEGLPNFQKLFPLEIGQSVTEMFQADMKVEVAAVERLRNGIKLMRERGDVTSANLFEEILADEEHHIDYLETQLDLISQLGEPLYIAQLVEQPESS; via the coding sequence ATGCAGGGTGACAAGGACATCATCGCGTTCCTCAACGAGCAGCTCACCGCCGAACTGACGGCGATCAACCAGTACTGGCTGCACTACAAGCTGCAGGACAACCGCGGCTGGAAGAAACTCGCCGAGTACACCCGCGCCGAGTCCATCGACGAGATGAAGCACGCCGACAAGCTCGCCGAGCGCATCATCTTCCTGGAAGGCCTGCCCAACTTCCAGAAGCTGTTCCCGCTGGAGATCGGCCAGAGCGTCACCGAGATGTTCCAGGCCGACATGAAGGTCGAGGTCGCCGCCGTCGAACGCCTCCGCAACGGCATCAAGCTGATGCGCGAGCGCGGCGACGTCACCTCGGCGAACCTGTTCGAGGAGATCCTCGCCGACGAGGAACACCACATCGACTACCTCGAGACCCAGCTGGACCTGATCAGCCAGCTCGGCGAGCCGCTGTACATCGCGCAGCTGGTCGAGCAGCCCGAGTCTTCCTGA
- a CDS encoding sensor histidine kinase yields MTALDGPSAGDQVRALIPLAAVVAGMGLLLRDLAAERRGVWLDASGRRGRAVDARSAVGVLVVGGALVRLSTNGASLAAEASAVIAALILFSGGVLIALPYALRVLRDLDAERGERIRAQQFAEVAAHMHDSVLHTLTLIQRADPRDVAGLARAQERELRAWLYDRRGRALDATEPETFAGAVRAAAAEVEDRHGVRVDVVAVGDVALGGALAACVAAAREALVNAAKYAGGAPIAVFAEVEMVMDAAMVMEVGTEAETEAGAKFGGAGMAARRVEIYVRDRGPGFDLDAVGADRMGIRESIVGRMARHGGHAEVRTAPGAGTEVRLEMRCE; encoded by the coding sequence GTGACGGCGCTGGATGGGCCGAGTGCGGGCGATCAGGTGCGGGCTCTGATACCGCTGGCGGCGGTGGTGGCGGGGATGGGGTTGCTGCTGCGGGATCTGGCTGCTGAGCGGCGGGGGGTGTGGTTGGACGCCTCGGGTCGGCGGGGGCGGGCGGTGGATGCGCGGAGCGCGGTGGGGGTGTTGGTCGTCGGTGGGGCGCTGGTGCGGTTGTCGACCAATGGCGCTTCGTTGGCGGCGGAGGCCAGTGCGGTCATTGCGGCGCTCATTCTCTTCTCCGGCGGGGTGTTGATCGCGCTGCCTTATGCGCTGCGGGTGTTGCGGGATCTGGATGCCGAGCGTGGTGAGCGGATTCGGGCTCAGCAGTTCGCGGAGGTCGCCGCGCACATGCACGACTCGGTGCTGCACACGCTGACGCTGATTCAGCGTGCTGATCCGCGGGACGTCGCCGGGCTCGCGCGGGCGCAGGAGCGGGAGCTGCGGGCGTGGCTGTACGACCGGCGGGGGCGGGCGCTCGACGCCACCGAGCCGGAGACGTTCGCCGGGGCGGTGCGGGCGGCGGCGGCCGAGGTGGAGGACCGGCACGGCGTGCGGGTGGACGTGGTCGCGGTCGGCGATGTGGCGCTCGGCGGTGCTCTGGCGGCGTGTGTCGCGGCTGCGCGCGAAGCACTGGTCAATGCTGCGAAATATGCCGGTGGGGCGCCGATCGCGGTGTTCGCCGAGGTGGAGATGGTGATGGATGCGGCGATGGTGATGGAGGTAGGAACAGAGGCGGAAACCGAGGCAGGGGCGAAGTTCGGCGGCGCGGGGATGGCGGCGCGTCGGGTCGAGATCTATGTCCGGGATCGAGGACCAGGGTTCGATCTCGACGCGGTGGGCGCCGACCGGATGGGGATCCGGGAGTCGATCGTCGGGCGCATGGCTCGCCACGGTGGGCACGCCGAAGTCCGCACCGCGCCCGGAGCGGGCACCGAGGTGCGGTTGGAGATGCGGTGTGAGTGA
- a CDS encoding LuxR C-terminal-related transcriptional regulator gives MSDPITVVLVDDHQMFRAGVRTELHRAAKAAGAQAGAPIEIEIVGEADETARAVEVIAATRPQVVLLDVHLPGGGGVEVLRQTAPALPDVRFLALSVSDAAEDVIAVIRAGARGYVTKSISGAELADAVRRVADGDAFFSPRLAGFVLDAFASGGAAARDEELDRLTPREREVLRFIARGYAYKEVARELVISIKTVETHVSSVLRKLQLSNRRELTRWASDRRLA, from the coding sequence GTGAGTGATCCCATCACCGTCGTGCTCGTCGACGACCACCAGATGTTCCGTGCCGGAGTGCGGACCGAACTGCACCGCGCCGCAAAGGCTGCGGGGGCGCAGGCGGGAGCGCCGATCGAGATCGAGATCGTCGGCGAAGCGGACGAGACAGCGCGTGCCGTGGAAGTCATCGCCGCGACGCGCCCGCAGGTCGTGCTGCTGGATGTCCACCTGCCCGGAGGCGGCGGCGTCGAAGTCCTCAGGCAGACGGCGCCGGCGCTTCCCGACGTCCGCTTCCTCGCGTTGTCGGTGTCGGACGCGGCGGAAGACGTCATCGCCGTCATCCGCGCCGGGGCACGCGGCTACGTCACCAAATCCATCAGCGGCGCCGAACTCGCCGACGCGGTGCGCCGCGTAGCCGACGGCGATGCCTTCTTCTCGCCGCGCCTCGCAGGGTTCGTCCTCGACGCCTTCGCCAGTGGCGGAGCGGCTGCGCGTGACGAGGAGCTGGATCGGCTGACGCCTCGCGAGCGCGAGGTCCTGCGCTTCATCGCGCGCGGTTACGCCTACAAGGAAGTGGCGCGGGAGTTGGTCATCTCCATCAAGACCGTGGAGACGCACGTGTCCTCGGTGCTGCGCAAGCTGCAACTGTCGAACCGCCGGGAGCTCACCCGGTGGGCGAGCGACCGGCGGTTGGCGTAG
- a CDS encoding threonine aldolase family protein: MATINRVLPIDLRSDTVTTPSAPMREAMAAAEVGDDQYGEDPSARRLEEAVAALFGFAEAMFVPTGIMANHIGIRLQVGPGEELICDADAHIVAHENGGLAAHAGIQTRTLPSARGLMDPDALAAMIRVGDRYTVGTRAVEVENTHNRGGGAVYPLETLQRIRALTDASGIGLHLDGARIWNAHAAAGVPLREYGAIAHTMSVCMSKGLGAPAGSLLLMPEGRSEEARSLRRRLGGSMRQVGILAAGAHYALENNLDRLSQDHENARRIATALRDAGASVREPETNIVLVDTEDAPAVAKECFGRGVRISAFGPKLLRIVTHLDVSAQDCDTAADVVSSVLMQSPERG; this comes from the coding sequence ATGGCGACTATCAACCGCGTTCTCCCGATCGATCTCCGCAGCGACACCGTCACCACGCCCTCCGCACCCATGCGCGAGGCGATGGCGGCCGCGGAGGTCGGCGACGACCAGTACGGCGAGGATCCCTCCGCCCGGCGGCTGGAGGAGGCCGTGGCGGCCTTGTTCGGCTTCGCCGAGGCGATGTTCGTGCCGACCGGTATCATGGCCAACCACATCGGGATCCGTCTGCAGGTCGGGCCCGGCGAGGAACTGATCTGCGACGCCGACGCGCACATCGTCGCGCACGAGAACGGCGGACTGGCGGCGCACGCCGGGATCCAGACCCGCACCCTGCCCTCGGCGCGCGGGCTGATGGACCCCGACGCCCTCGCCGCGATGATCCGCGTCGGCGACCGCTACACCGTTGGTACCCGCGCGGTGGAGGTGGAGAACACCCACAACCGCGGCGGCGGCGCCGTGTATCCCCTCGAGACGCTGCAGCGCATCAGGGCCCTGACGGACGCCTCGGGCATCGGGCTGCACCTGGACGGCGCGCGCATCTGGAACGCGCACGCGGCCGCCGGCGTCCCGCTGCGGGAGTACGGCGCGATCGCGCACACCATGTCGGTCTGCATGTCCAAGGGACTCGGCGCGCCCGCCGGCTCGCTGCTGCTGATGCCCGAGGGCCGTTCGGAGGAGGCGCGGTCCCTGCGGCGCCGCCTGGGCGGCTCGATGCGCCAGGTCGGCATCCTCGCCGCCGGCGCGCACTACGCCCTGGAGAACAACCTCGATCGCCTATCGCAGGACCATGAGAACGCCCGCCGGATCGCGACGGCGCTGCGGGACGCCGGCGCCTCGGTCCGCGAACCGGAGACGAACATCGTCCTCGTCGACACCGAGGACGCGCCGGCGGTGGCGAAGGAATGTTTCGGCAGGGGCGTGCGCATCTCCGCCTTCGGGCCGAAACTGCTGCGGATCGTGACTCATCTGGACGTGTCGGCGCAGGACTGTGACACCGCCGCCGACGTGGTTTCCTCCGTCTTGATGCAATCCCCTGAGAGGGGCTAG
- a CDS encoding class II 3-deoxy-7-phosphoheptulonate synthase, with the protein MSEVVRNPAGTGSIEDTWSALPAGQQPEWPDAAELSSVVSELRSYPPLVFAGEADQLKDRIAAVSRGEAFLLTGGDCAETFAGVTADAIRAKLKTLLQMAVVLTYAASLPVVKVGRIAGQYSKPRSKPTETRDGVTLPAYRGDSVNGFDFTPEARTPDPKRLLRLYQASASTLNLVRAFTTGGYADMRQVHAWNQDFVAGSPSGERYEALAGEIDRALQFMRACGTEPEELRTVEFYAAHEGLVLPYESALTRIDSRTGNPYATSGHYIWIGERTRDLDGAHVEYFSRISNPIGIKLGPGTAPDDALSYLDRLDPDREPGRLSFIVRMGAGQVREKLPALVEKVRGEGHQVAWICDPMHGNTFEAPSGHKTRRFDDVLDEVKGFFEVHHGLGSHPGGIHVELTGEDVTECVGGGTEIALDALHQRYETLCDPRLNRSQSLDLAFLVAEMLRARR; encoded by the coding sequence ATGAGTGAAGTCGTCAGGAATCCGGCCGGGACCGGATCCATCGAAGACACGTGGTCCGCGCTCCCCGCGGGCCAGCAGCCGGAGTGGCCGGACGCCGCCGAGCTGTCCTCCGTCGTCTCCGAGCTCCGCTCGTATCCGCCCCTGGTCTTCGCCGGGGAGGCCGACCAGCTCAAGGACCGCATCGCCGCGGTGTCCCGGGGCGAGGCCTTCCTGCTCACCGGCGGGGACTGCGCCGAGACCTTCGCCGGGGTCACCGCCGACGCGATCCGCGCCAAGCTCAAGACGCTGCTGCAGATGGCCGTCGTGCTCACCTACGCCGCCTCGCTGCCGGTGGTGAAGGTCGGGCGCATCGCCGGGCAGTACTCCAAGCCGCGCTCCAAGCCGACCGAGACCCGCGACGGGGTCACCCTTCCGGCGTACCGCGGCGACTCCGTCAACGGCTTCGACTTCACCCCCGAGGCCCGCACCCCGGACCCCAAGCGCCTGCTGCGCCTGTACCAGGCCAGCGCCTCCACGCTGAACCTGGTGCGCGCGTTCACCACCGGCGGCTACGCCGACATGCGCCAGGTGCACGCCTGGAACCAGGACTTCGTGGCCGGCTCGCCCTCCGGGGAGCGCTACGAGGCGCTGGCCGGGGAGATCGACCGCGCCCTGCAGTTCATGCGCGCCTGCGGCACCGAGCCGGAGGAACTGCGCACCGTCGAGTTCTACGCCGCGCACGAGGGCCTGGTGCTCCCGTACGAGTCGGCGCTGACCCGCATCGACTCGCGCACCGGCAACCCCTACGCGACCAGCGGCCACTACATCTGGATCGGCGAGCGCACCCGGGACCTGGACGGCGCGCACGTGGAGTACTTCAGCCGGATCAGCAACCCGATCGGCATCAAGCTGGGCCCGGGCACCGCCCCGGACGACGCGCTGTCCTACCTGGACCGGCTGGACCCCGACCGCGAGCCCGGCCGGCTGTCGTTCATCGTCCGCATGGGCGCCGGGCAGGTGCGCGAGAAGCTGCCGGCCCTGGTGGAGAAGGTGCGCGGCGAGGGCCACCAGGTGGCGTGGATCTGCGACCCGATGCACGGCAACACCTTCGAGGCGCCCTCGGGCCACAAGACCCGCCGCTTCGACGACGTGCTCGACGAGGTCAAGGGCTTCTTCGAGGTGCACCACGGCCTCGGCTCGCACCCCGGCGGCATCCACGTCGAGCTCACCGGCGAGGACGTCACCGAGTGCGTCGGCGGCGGCACGGAGATCGCCCTGGACGCCCTGCACCAGCGCTACGAGACGCTGTGCGACCCCCGGCTGAACCGCAGCCAGTCGCTGGACCTGGCGTTCCTCGTCGCGGAGATGCTGCGCGCCCGGCGCTGA